From a region of the Drosophila willistoni isolate 14030-0811.24 unplaced genomic scaffold, UCI_dwil_1.1 Seg301, whole genome shotgun sequence genome:
- the LOC124461282 gene encoding uncharacterized protein LOC124461282, protein MHRVGEILEFTNVSQWNWVPTNLNPADLATKTNNANKYKTWLHGPDYLLQDQHEWPICDDLGPPNNAEVRHNILFIDNSPMELKLNAEYFSDWRRLYRALARFILYIEKLKAKQKKASPPTEVSYEMIQQARTLLLRHAQSSEFNPEIRNLTRDENQLLRTRGRAENLNGQNQILLPYGHHITRLIVNWYHQEMHHTSHETCINRIRGMFYIPRLRVLYKGMRKSCQRCKNESAMPVPPQMAPLPIARLAAYQRPFTYVGIDYFGPFLVAVGRRSEKRWVVIFTCLTIRAVHIELACSLDTASCIMCIRNFINRRGTPRQIYSDNGTNFKAAEKIICDKAQTINFNAVQPAFDDIKWKFNPPAAPHMGEHGSDFKDDEAITPNHLLLGSASGYKPVFETTHTVQHMWQAVQEFADQFWRRWVREYVPDLARRGKWFTKRPPIAAGDVVVILDENLPRNRWPKGIVEQTILAKDNQFTVEVCCDHIHLMDLHVIFS, encoded by the exons ATGCACCGCGTGGGCGAAATACTGGAATTCACAAACGTTAGCCAATGGAACTGGGTTCCAACCAACCTTAACCCTGCAGATCTTGctactaaaacaaacaacgccaataaatataaaacttggctACACGGTCCAGACTATTTGCTGCAGGATCAACACGAGTGGCCAATATGCGATGATTTGGGGCCACCAAACAATGCTGAAGTCAGGCATAACATACTCTTCATCGACAATTCGCCGATGGAGCTAAAACTTAACGCGGAATATTTTTCCGACTGGCGCAGGCTATATCGAGCTTTAGCGCGCTTTATTCTCTACATTGAGAAActgaaagcgaaacaaaagaaggCATCGCCACCTACAGAGGTGTCTTACGAGATGATTCAGCAGGCACGCACACTCCTACTGCGGCATGCGCAGTCATCTGAATTCAACCCAGAAATTCGCAACTTAACGAGAG ATGAAAACCAGCTCCTACGTACCCGAGGGCGAGCAGAAAACCTAAACggccaaaaccaaatactGCTCCCATATGGGCACCACATTACTCGGCTCATAGTGAACTGGTATCATCAGGAAATGCACCACACATCCCATGAGACGTGTATTAACAGGATTCGAGGCATGTTTTACATACCACGCCTACGAGTCTTATACAAAGGCATGCGGAAGTCTTGCCAACGCTGTAAAAATGAGAGCGCCATGCCTGTTCCACCGCAAATGGCTCCCTTGCCCATCGCCAGGCTGGCTGCCTACCAACGTCCCTTCACTTACGTCGGTATCGACTACTTCGGGCCCTTCTTGGTTGCTGTAGGACggcgaagcgaaaaaagatggGTCGTTATTTTCACCTGCCTAACCATACGGGCAGTGCATATAGAACTGGCGTGCTCTTTGGACACTGCATCGTGCATAATGTGCATCCGAAACTTCATCAATCGGCGCGGGACCCCGAGACAAATTTACAGCGACAATGGCACTAACTTCAAAGCTGCTGAAAAGATTATCTGTGACAAAGCGCAGACGATCAACTTCAACGCCGTGCAACCGGCGTTCGATgacatcaaatggaaatttaatccaCCAGCCGCTCCTCATATGGGGGAGCATGGGAGCGACTT CAAAGACGACGAGGCTATCACCCCTAACCATCTACTACTAGGATCAGCAAGCGGCTATAAACCAGTCTTCGAAACCACACATACCGTACAGCACATGTGGCAAGCTGTACAAGAATTCGCCGATCAATTCTGGCGACGATGGGTACGCGAATACGTTCCAGATTTAGCCAGGCGAGGAAAATGGTTTACCAAGAGACCACCAATAGCAGCTGGAGATGTCGTTGTAATATTGGACGAGAATCTGCCCCGAAATAGATGGCCAAAAGGTATAGTCGAGCAAACAATCCTGGCCAAAGACAACCAG TTCACCGTTGAGGTATGCTGTGACCACATCCATTTGATGGATCTCCATGTCATATTCAGCTGA